TGGAACTCGTCTTCCCCCGACAGCGGACGGCCGTCCATCGGGTGCTCGGCAAGTGGAAGCCTCGGACGCGGGGGGACGCGATCAAGTATCGGATCTGGGCCGCGATCGGGGTCCCGCTCGTCGCGCTGTTGTACCCGTTCTTGCTCGTCGGCTTCGCCGCGCGGTTCAACGCGCGCCGCTTCAACACGGCCACGACCCGACTCGGCGTCGTTGGCGTGGTGCTCCTCACGGCGCTGCTGTGGGGCGGACTGACGGCGCTCGCTCGCGTACGGCTCGAATTCGACGGCTTTCTCGCGGTCGGCGCAGCGAGCGCCGTCGCCGTGGTGTCGGCGGGACTGGCCGCCATCTTCACCCGCGTCGGCGGGCGCGGGACGACGGTCGTCTTCGGCTATCCGTTCGCGATGAACGCCGTCTTCCTCCCCCCGGTCGTCGCGGCGCTGTACGATCCCTCGCTCAGCGGCGTGCTCCAACGAAGCGAGTCGCTCGCGATCTTCCTCCTCGACAACCTCCTGTACGTGTACGACGCCAACGAGTATCTCCGAGCGAACTTCAGCCTCGAAGGGATCGGCGTTGTCCTGATGTGGGTCGGCATCGCGACCCCGCTCGGGTGGTTCCTCGGATTCGTCGTCACGCTCGCCGACCTGATTCGGCCGCGATCGAACGGCAATGAGGGCGGCGGGAACGGCAGCAACGCCGAGTGAACGGGACGGAGCTCAGAGTGTGTAGTCGTGCGTGCCGTCCTCGGTTTCGAGGGTGGCGACGAGGAGGTCGATCGTCGCCGCTAGATCGTCACGGTGAACGCTCTCGGTCGGCGTGTGCAGATACCGCGTCGGCACGGAAATCGCACCGGCGGGTCGCGCACCCCCGGCCCGCTGGAGGCTTCCCGTGTCCGTGCCGCCGGCCGGGAGCACTTCGAGTTGGTAGTCGATATCCCGTTCCTCGGCGATTCGGCGGATCCGGCGGTGCAGCTTGTGGTTCGTGATGACGCTCGAGTCCTTCAGCTTGATCGCGGCCCCCTCTCCGAGTTGGGTGACGCGCTCGCCTGGTTCGAACCCGGGGACATCGTTCGCGACCGTGGTGTCGATCGCGAGCACGAGGTCAGCGTCCAGATCGACACCGAGCGCCGACGCGCCGCGGAGACCCACCTCCTCTTGAGCCGTCGCGGCGAAGTGCACGGTGACGTCCGGGGCGTCGAGGCGACGCGCGGCCTCGATCATCGCGAGTACCGACACGCGGTTATCCAGCGATTTTCCCGTGACGAACTCGCCAACGCGCGCGAGCCGACCGTCCATCGTGACGAGGTCACCGACGGAGACGCGCTCTGCGACCGCCTCGGCGTCGAGTCCGAGGTCGATACGGACGTCTTTGATCTCCGGTTTCGACTCCTTTTGTTCCTCCGTGAGCGTGTGCGGCGGGACCGCGCCGATGATTCCCGGCAGGTGTTCGTCGTCGGTGTGGACGGTGACGCGCTGAGCGCGGAGGATCCGCGGATCCCAGCCGCCGAGCGCGTCGAGTTCGAGGAACCCCTCGTCGTCGACGTACTTGATGATGAACCCGATCTCGTCGACGTGGGCGGCGACGACGACATCGTACGCCGGATTCGCCCCCTCGATCGTTCCGACGAGGGTGCCCATCGCGTCGGAGCGAATTCGATCGACGTGCGGTTCGAGTTCGGCGCGAACGAGCGCCCGAATGCGGTCTTCGTACCCCGGGACGCCCGGCGTTTCGACGAGGTCCGCGAGCAGTTCGTGATCGAAATCGAAGTCGCCAGACATACGACACGCTGCGATCCCGCGGGTGATAAACGCAGTCGTCGCGCGTCGGACGAACTCGTGTCGGCTACAGTTCCCGCTTGCGACGGATCGGCGAGCGCCACACGTCGATCCCCGTCAGTCCCCGTCCGTCCCGGTCCAATCCCCGAACGCCCCCGTCGCCCCTGGAGGGGCGTACGTCTCGATCGTTCCGGCCGTCGACAGCGCGATCGCATCGTCGGCCGCGACGGGCAGCTCCCGGCGTCCGTCGGCGAGCAGTTCGACCGGCGTTTCGTCGCGCTCGACGCGGAGTTCGACGTCGTCGATCGAAAGGACCCAGTCGCCGGCCGCCGTTGCGAAGGGGGCGATAGGCACGATCGAGGCGACGCCGGTACCCAGTGCGACGGTCGGCCCACCGGCGTTACGGTTGTAGCCGACGCTTCCCGCTGGCGTCGACGCGACGACGCCGTCCGCTCGGAATCTGGAGATCTCCTCACCGGCACAGTGAACCGAGAACTCCGAGATCCGGGCCGGCTCGGCGGCCATAAGTGCGACGTCGAAGACGGCTCCGATCGGATCGAACGAACCAGCGGCGGTGACGACGGGATGACGCATCGTCGGCACCGATCCGTGACGGATGCGCTCGATGGACGCTTCGAGGCGATCGATCGGGACCGACGGAATCCCCTCGACCTCGACCGCCAGTATCGGGGCATCGAGGCCGTCTCTGGCGAGATCGGTGATCGCCGACTCCGTCTCCGCGACGACGAATGCCACGGTATCGAATGCTCTGTCGTCGTCGACTGGCTCTCCCCCCGCGGCTTCGATGGCCTCGGTCACTCGTTCGCTGCCGACGATCCCGACGCGCTGTCCGCTCATCGACCCGACCGAGGGTCGGGGGGATGAAAAGTCTCTCCGTCGATGCCGGGGGGCGTTTGCGCCTCGCTCGCGGCCACGGTGACACGGGAGAGTTTTTATTCTGTCACCGCAAGCCTCGTGACATGTACGGCGTGCTTGAGGAGTGGCGGCCCGTTGTCGACGAGACCATCGAGTCGTTGCTTCCTCGAACGATCGACGACGCCTATCTCGCGGATTTCTTCGGTGAGCCGACCTACTCGTACGATTCGGCGGCATTGCAGGGGGCGCTCTCGGATCCGATCTGGGAGCTCCTCGATCGGGGGGGAAAACGCTGGCGTGCGATCCTATTCTTGCTGTTCGTCGAAGCGTTGGGGGACGACCCGGAGGCGTATCTCGAATACGCCGTGATCCCGGAAGTGTTACACAACGGCACGATCATCGTCGACGACGTCGAGGACGGCGCGACGCACAGACGGGGTGAACCGGCGCTCCACCACACTCACGGGATGGATATCGCGCTCAACGCCGGTAACGCGATGTACTT
This genomic window from Natronomonas salsuginis contains:
- a CDS encoding M42 family metallopeptidase, with the protein product MSGDFDFDHELLADLVETPGVPGYEDRIRALVRAELEPHVDRIRSDAMGTLVGTIEGANPAYDVVVAAHVDEIGFIIKYVDDEGFLELDALGGWDPRILRAQRVTVHTDDEHLPGIIGAVPPHTLTEEQKESKPEIKDVRIDLGLDAEAVAERVSVGDLVTMDGRLARVGEFVTGKSLDNRVSVLAMIEAARRLDAPDVTVHFAATAQEEVGLRGASALGVDLDADLVLAIDTTVANDVPGFEPGERVTQLGEGAAIKLKDSSVITNHKLHRRIRRIAEERDIDYQLEVLPAGGTDTGSLQRAGGARPAGAISVPTRYLHTPTESVHRDDLAATIDLLVATLETEDGTHDYTL
- a CDS encoding NAD(+)/NADH kinase, coding for MSGQRVGIVGSERVTEAIEAAGGEPVDDDRAFDTVAFVVAETESAITDLARDGLDAPILAVEVEGIPSVPIDRLEASIERIRHGSVPTMRHPVVTAAGSFDPIGAVFDVALMAAEPARISEFSVHCAGEEISRFRADGVVASTPAGSVGYNRNAGGPTVALGTGVASIVPIAPFATAAGDWVLSIDDVELRVERDETPVELLADGRRELPVAADDAIALSTAGTIETYAPPGATGAFGDWTGTDGD